A genomic region of Streptomyces sp. NBC_00247 contains the following coding sequences:
- a CDS encoding MetQ/NlpA family ABC transporter substrate-binding protein, with protein MRKTIKLSAAAAATAALALGLSACGTDSDPSAGGTGASADTSKALVVGASPTPHADILDFVKKNLAAKAGLKLEVKEFTDYVLPNTATENGQIDANFFQHKPYLDDFNKKNGTHLVPVVNVHLEPLGLYSKKVGAVGDIKAGQTIAVPNDTTNEGRALLLLADEGLITLKSGVGTDAKLSDITDAKGLKFKELEAATVPRALDDVDAAVINGNYAIEAKLTPSKDALAIEKAEGNPYANILVVKKGGEKDPRVEKLAKLLNSDEVKKFIEDTYKGSVIPAFGTPVSS; from the coding sequence GTGCGCAAGACCATCAAGCTCTCCGCGGCAGCCGCCGCCACCGCCGCCCTCGCCCTCGGCCTGAGCGCCTGCGGCACGGACTCCGACCCGTCCGCCGGCGGCACCGGCGCGAGCGCCGACACCTCCAAGGCGCTCGTCGTGGGCGCGTCCCCGACGCCGCACGCCGACATCCTCGACTTCGTGAAGAAGAACCTCGCCGCGAAGGCCGGCCTCAAGCTGGAGGTCAAGGAGTTCACGGACTACGTCCTGCCGAACACCGCCACCGAGAACGGCCAGATCGACGCCAACTTCTTCCAGCACAAGCCCTACCTGGACGACTTCAACAAGAAGAACGGCACCCACCTCGTGCCGGTCGTCAACGTCCACCTGGAGCCGCTCGGCCTCTACTCCAAGAAGGTCGGGGCGGTCGGCGACATCAAGGCCGGCCAGACGATCGCGGTGCCCAACGACACCACCAACGAGGGCCGCGCGCTCCTGCTCCTCGCCGACGAGGGCCTGATCACGCTCAAGTCCGGTGTCGGCACCGACGCCAAGCTGAGCGACATCACCGACGCCAAGGGCCTGAAGTTCAAGGAGCTGGAGGCCGCCACCGTGCCCCGCGCCCTGGACGACGTCGACGCCGCCGTCATCAACGGCAACTACGCGATCGAGGCCAAGCTCACGCCGTCGAAGGACGCGCTCGCCATCGAGAAGGCGGAGGGCAACCCCTACGCCAACATCCTGGTCGTCAAGAAGGGCGGCGAGAAGGACCCCCGCGTCGAGAAGCTCGCCAAGCTCCTCAACAGCGACGAGGTCAAGAAGTTCATCGAGGACACCTACAAGGGCTCGGTCATCCCCGCCTTCGGTACCCCGGTCTCTTCCTGA